The genome window ACCTAAATCTTTGTTATAGTATAAATGACTCCTCGAACGAACATATCGCGACTATTGAATGATCTCAAATCAACGGctataaatcaataaaaagaggaaaaatacagtaacattttggtaatttcaatGATATGTTGGTCATTTAGATATGCTTAGTGGTACCTTGGATCTAATGTACCATCAAGCATTCCCATGTGCACCAAAGACAGGCATTTGGTAGTGCACCAAAGACAGGCATTTGGTAGTGCACCAAAGACCAACTCATAGTATACCACAGTATCACTTAgtacacaacaaaaatataattggtgtagaaaattatcaaaatgccaccacattttttttccttttagcAATTGAAATGAATTTATCTAACGGTCTTGATCTATCCGTATGGGTGGAGGCTGTATATAAGCTCAAATGCGACCACACCATTAGTTATGCAAAAAAGTcccaatagtgttaggaaatgcacaacaaagaaatgcatcATTCGGTACACATCACCACAAAATATGCaataaattttcacattttttgcaagtgcaatcttttaatactaaatatgcaaaatgttaatactaaatttgcaaaatgttaatattcAATGTGCAAACCTGAAAAAGTCTGAGAATTGtatattttagtgttcaagtttgtaTAGTAACGTTGataataattacgaaaatatcactgcattgtttttttaaatttgatttgattcacccattttttaaatataaggtcaaaattgattcttatttctctcttaaggatttgttctcatttgatccaatAGATATGTACGGAATACtttgaattaaataattatatttgagGAATTAATGTGGTGGAGAGAAGCAGAATATTGTTgctttaaagaaaattataatatatagtatgTAATCTAGAATGGCGTCTAAATGCAGCGTGGAAATGGTTGTGGTCCGGTGTGGATGACACCCGCGATGACGAAATTGATCTGGCCAAGTGAGCTTccaggaaagtcacctaaagtCACGGTTCAAACAGGTAATACCTCGTACCAAGTACTCACCTTTAATACATCGTATACATTTCTACACCTGTATTTCAAATAATTTAGTTTGAATGAAATTTAATCATGGAAAATAATTAAACTTAGACTTTtcgtaaaaattatatattcattctctctcttctttgtctaagttgattaattatatataacttaacttGACTTATTTCATTGTGGTCATTTACCGAGCTAGTGTCACACCTAAAGCGTTAAGGACTTTCCAGTAAatcaaagaattaaaaaaaaaaaaaagattcaaaaAGTGTATATATTTGCTAAAGCCGAATAAGTTTAAAGAGTTTTATACCATATTTTTCATAGAATGATAATCAAGTTTTGTCAATATTATCCGTTCTAAATTTGAATTAGCGTGACAAtgataaaaatattgaatgtcATACGAACAAATAAGAGTATTttctcaaataaaaattaaatagtataaGCACAATTTTAAATGAAATCTAAATTAATTTTGCAATGATGAAATACATGGCGTagtataaatttgaaaaaaaagaaaaaggaaaaaaaaagtgagcaTAATGGGTGTACGGTAGAGAGTAGGGAGACACAATACGACATAGAAAATCTCCAAAAGATTAGTTGAGTCCAGACACTATACACACACAGACAACACACCAAAACACACGGACAAATTCAAGGCAACTAAACAATAATGATTTCAAAGTGGACCACCAATCTATGATATATCCATCCCAATGATTCACCTCAAGACTTTGCCGACGACCAATCATCATAACGTGTCTACAAAGCAAAATACatatattcaataattaatGTTTCTGCAAATAATTAACATACATTATCTCCTCCTAAATCCTTTGATTTGAGATAAACTAATATCTAACTACTTGAATATATGCTCTAAATAAAACTTCCAATCATAGCCAACAaaagattataaaaaaaattaatagttatttGAATGTGTGCTTTGAGTTAAATCTGTCTTATAACTTTAGTCAGCAAAAGATTACAAAAGAGGTAAATCAAATGTTCAAACATGTGCTATGAGTGAAGTTTGTCTTGAAATAAATCGGTTCAAAGCAAGAAAGTCTAATAGGCAACTCTAACgtaaaattcaacttgaaactttataattatataaaaattagctAGATTGGCCTTGCCTAAATCTAATGTAATcttaatataatcaaattgtaGGGGTGAATGGTCACGGAGACATgcctttttaaaaagaaaaaaaataacatttttgggTGAGAATAAATCTGGACCGTTGACGTAGGACTTTGAACTAAAATGTTTGGACCATTTCATGGCGGATAACGCAAAACCCACTTTTTCCGTCACCCCCACCACCCTTTTGtctgaaaagaaaataaaattttttagtgTACTTTTTGGGATGCTTTTGAACGCATACGCCTACTTTGTTGCCATGGCCTAAAGTCCACCTGAAGCTTCCTATGTTTTCATCATGACATTATGACATTTCTCCCACGGGCGCTAAAAGTTTAATATCCCACATCATTTCCGCACCATATTCCCTTTTTATCCTTACTCGCTTCCTAATTAACTGTTCTCCCCCGCCCCGTTTTATCTGTCACTATggggtatttggtaaataactgttagctgattaggttagTGACTTTGACTAATTGATAACACTAATTGatttgtagaaagatgtttcgtaaattaattgttagctgatagctgagtTTATCAAAAAGTCAAtcgaaaaagttactttgaacagctttttgaattttagtgttttgaagcaataaattgctgtaaaaagttaattaatcaaacacttatattggttgtttaaccaaatcaaacagttaatagtggtcaaataagcgaaaattgactaataagcaaacTATGCTCCCAAACATGATCTTTGACATGAAATTGCAATTActccaaataaattaatattgtacTTTGAGATGCTAAatgattataaatattagaaattactgacattttaatttatttaaaagagAGTGACACTTTtattcttaaattatatataaaaaaaatacgaaGTAACATTTTTCTGTCTTAATTATATTGTCAATATTTTTGTCCCACAATTATTTGTAAAGTGATTTTATCTTTCTTCAATAATCTACAAAGCAATTTTTTTAACCTAATTTTAgcaaaatttgatttaaaaaattattttgtagataattgaaagatgaaatgtgttaattaataatttaaaagaatttttttttaatttaacgaTGGGgacattttaaaaaagaaaaaacaaagcatGAAGGAGAATAGATTTTAGAAAATTATGCAAGTGAGGCATACATAGGACGTAGGAGGGCCACAAGGCGTGGGAAGCATGAGGGGATCACGTGATGCGTGACCCACCGGTCGCCTAAAAGTCGGGTTTCCACGAGGCCCATGACGGGCGTCCAAGAGAGAGAGATGAATTTTATGGggatttcttttcttttctttttttttttaaatagatatTTGAGAATTCCTTTCTTTCAGATCACGCCAGTGAGGAAGGAGGGGTGGGGGGGTGGGGTGTTGACACTTTCTAAATCAGAAAACTAACAGAAGAAGAGGAGACAAATACACGTGAGCGCCACATCACATAACCACCAACTGAATTACGAGTATCATTATCTTTCTCTTTTTGTTTGGTTAAAGCCATAATCCCCTTCACATTTCCACTATCCCCTTCCCTTTTCTTGGAATTATACCAAACGCAACTTTTCTATTTGATATTTCCATCCATTCCCTCTTTTACAGTTTACCCCCCAAATACCATCATTATTATCTCTCTTTACCCACAGTAATATCTCACTTCACTCCTCGTCGGCgttctcaaaaaaatattaatttttaaaaaatatatactacttgtaattttaatcaattaacTTACAAAATATATTCTGGTTATCAAGTCAACGATCTGATTAATTCAGTTGAGattattcataatatttttattttattaattaatgaagatTGAAGGTTCATATTCAATATCCGGAATCATTTGTCTTTTGCCCTTTTGCTTGAATCATCTATCCAACCGCAGTAATTGacgaaaaagaagaaattaaagagatAATTAAGGCAATAATCACttcattcaattcatatatgtataatataatccATTAATTAAGATTTACAAAAACATATGATCTTCTAATTAATATGACAAAGAAACAAAGAGGGAGATTGATTAGTAATCTCTATTTTTTTGGGATGTTTCTACAGATGAACTAATTAACAGCGGCTAGCTAGCTAATTACCATTTTGGGATGATCACAAGCCCTCACCAAAAAAAGGTGGGTGGGGGGGACGTTTCAGATTGTACTATATATCCACTATGatatttataatgattttttttttttttttgatgatgAAATTATGGGAAGCAGGGCAGGGCGGAGGTGATGATGATTGGTTAAAACACGTAAAGCAACTAACAGGCTGCGGAGGGGTTGGTGAAGGGGTTGAAGAAATGAGGCTTTGGAGCCATGGTAAAAGGGCTCTTGTTGGAGGCTTCCACGGCGGCGCCGCCGATTCTCTCGCAGGAAGGGCACATCGTGAGAGTCGCCGCCGGCAGCTGCATGTAGAACGGCTGCGCTAGCTTCAGGGCTTTCAGCTCCTGGACCTCCTTCTGTAGCCGCCGGTTCTCGTCGGTTAGCGTCTCGCAACATTTCTTCAGGAACTCGCAGTCGACTTCTGTCTGCTTCAGCTTCGTTCTGTACGTTAAGGAAAAACATAACCTCGTTCAGAATTCATTTCTCGGGAATCGAAAAATAGAGTACGATGATCTGATGTCTAGCTAACCTGGCGCGTCTGTTTTGGAACCAGACTTCCACTTGTCGGGGCCTGAGACTGAGTTCCCTGGCTAGATCTTGCTTCTGTTTCTGGAATTCCGAGgaacaaattaaacaatcatCATCAATTTCTCGATCAACGAATGAATTTATATTAGATCAAGCAGAAATTAATGAAGGAGGTACGATGTAGTACCGGATTGAGAGTGCTGTGTTGTTTGAAGCTTTCTTCCAAAAGCGCGGACTGTGCTTTGGTGAGCCTGAGCTTCTTCCGGCCGTTACCGCCGTCGTCATCCTCGTCGCTGATGACTCTCGACGAGACTCTCTCCATCTCCGCCtcctcactctctctctcccgCTTCACGCTAGCGTTGGAGTACGAGGAAGCCGCACTGTCCTGTCGGTACAAATCAGCGGACTGATGATCTACACAAACCTTGTTCGCAACAACCGCCGCCGCGGCCACCTTCTTAACCGCCGCGGCCTGACGATCAAACGTTTCACCGGACAGGCTGAGCGTCAAG of Ipomoea triloba cultivar NCNSP0323 chromosome 3, ASM357664v1 contains these proteins:
- the LOC116014481 gene encoding homeobox-leucine zipper protein HAT22-like, which codes for MGFDDVCSTGLVLGLGFSCSDQASKVDKPARKPAAAMSFEPSLTLSLSGETFDRQAAAVKKVAAAAVVANKVCVDHQSADLYRQDSAASSYSNASVKRERESEEAEMERVSSRVISDEDDDGGNGRKKLRLTKAQSALLEESFKQHSTLNPKQKQDLARELSLRPRQVEVWFQNRRARTKLKQTEVDCEFLKKCCETLTDENRRLQKEVQELKALKLAQPFYMQLPAATLTMCPSCERIGGAAVEASNKSPFTMAPKPHFFNPFTNPSAAC